The following coding sequences lie in one Glycine soja cultivar W05 chromosome 16, ASM419377v2, whole genome shotgun sequence genomic window:
- the LOC114390074 gene encoding GDSL esterase/lipase At2g23540-like, which yields MAFLNCFDMLVLLLLLVNMSFYGNVDAQKNGLGASFIFGDSLVDAGNNNYLSTLSKANIPPNGIDFKASGGNPTGRYTNGRTIGDLVGEELGQPNYAVPFLAPNATGKTILSGVNYASGGGGILNATGRIFVNRIGMDVQIDYFSITRKQIDKLLGKSKAKEYIMKKSIFSITVGANDFLNNYLLPVLSIGARISQSPDSFIDDMITHFRAQLTRLYQMDARKFVIGNVGPIGCIPYQKTINQLNEDECVDLANKLALQYNARLKDLVAELNDNLPGATFVLANVYDLVLELIKNYDKYGFKTASRACCGNGGQFAGIIPCGPTSSMCTDRYKHVFWDPYHPSEAANLILAKQLLDGDKRYISPVNLRQLRDL from the exons ATGGCCTTCTTGAATTGTTTCGACATGTTGGTCCTTCTGCTTTTGCTTGTCAATATGAGCTTTTATGGAAATGTTGATGCTCAGAAAAATGGCTTAGGAGCCTCTTTCATCTTTGGGGATTCCTTGGTGGATGCAGGAAACAACAACTATTTGTCAACTCTTTCTAAGGCAAACATCCCTCCCAATGGAATTGATTTCAAAGCCTCTGGAGGAAATCCCACTGGTCGCTACACCAATGGAAGAACCATTGGTGATTTAGTAG GAGAGGAATTGGGACAACCAAATTATGCTGTACCATTTTTAGCTCCAAATGCAACAGGAAAAACCATACTCAGTGGAGTGAATTATGCTTCAGGAGGAGGAGGAATACTGAATGCTACCGGAAGAATATTT GTGAATAGAATAGGAATGGATGTTCAAATAGATTACTTCAGCAttacaagaaaacaaattgacAAACTGCTGGGTAAATCAAAAGCGAAAGAGTACATAATGAAGAAATCAATTTTCTCCATCACGGTTGGGGCCAATGACTTTCTCAACAATTACCTTCTCCCAGTTCTCTCTATTGGAGCCAGAATTTCTCAAAGTCCAGATTCTTTCATAGATGACATGATTACTCATTTCAGGGCCCAACTTACG AGACTTTACCAAATGGATGCTAGAAAGTTTGTCATAGGAAACGTTGGGCCAATAGGCTGCATACCTTACCAGAAGACTATTAATCAACTGAACGAAGACGAGTGTGTGGATTTGGCTAACAAGCTTGCACTTCAATACAATGCTCGATTGAAGGATTTGGTTGCTGAGCTTAACGACAACCTCCCGGGAGCCACCTTCGTCCTTGCCAATGTGTATGATTTAGTGCTGGaactcataaaaaattatgataaatacg GGTTCAAGACCGCAAGTAGAGCTTGCTGCGGAAATGGGGGACAATTTGCAGGAATAATTCCATGTGGACCTACATCGAGTATGTGCACAGATAGGTACAAGCATGTGTTCTGGGATCCTTATCACCCAAGTGAGGCAGCAAACCTAATCCTCGCCAAGCAGCTACTAGACGGAGACAAGAGATACATATCTCCTGTGAATCTTAGGCAACTCAGGGATCTTTGA